A portion of the Lysinibacillus timonensis genome contains these proteins:
- a CDS encoding SDR family oxidoreductase has product MRISGNTVLITGGASGIGLAFAEQFLQEGNNVIIVGRREEKLIEAKEKFPQLHTRVCDVSNEKDRIELVEWVTEEFPELNVLVNNAGIQQRVNLLNSAKDWKYYQNEIAINVEGPIHLSMLMIPHFMKQNEATIINVTSGLAIQPGVWVPIYSATKAAMHAFTVTLRHQLADTSIEVIEVLPPAVNTDLGGVGVHTFGAPLQDFIEAIFEGLKNQQIEIGYGGTEKRLTASRDEIEQGITNAWQNFLNNNPDFLK; this is encoded by the coding sequence ATGAGAATCTCTGGGAACACAGTTTTAATAACAGGTGGAGCTTCGGGCATTGGTTTGGCCTTCGCTGAACAGTTTTTGCAAGAAGGAAACAATGTCATCATTGTAGGTCGTAGGGAAGAAAAACTAATAGAAGCGAAAGAGAAATTCCCTCAGTTACATACTAGAGTTTGTGACGTATCAAATGAGAAAGATCGCATTGAACTAGTGGAATGGGTAACTGAGGAATTTCCAGAACTAAATGTATTAGTTAATAATGCTGGGATTCAACAAAGAGTCAATTTACTCAACTCGGCAAAAGACTGGAAGTATTACCAAAATGAAATTGCCATTAATGTTGAAGGTCCTATTCACTTATCAATGCTTATGATCCCTCATTTCATGAAACAAAATGAAGCAACAATTATTAATGTCACATCTGGGTTAGCAATACAGCCAGGTGTATGGGTGCCTATTTATAGTGCAACAAAAGCTGCCATGCACGCCTTTACAGTTACATTACGTCATCAACTAGCTGATACGAGTATAGAAGTAATTGAAGTGTTACCTCCAGCTGTTAATACAGATTTAGGTGGTGTAGGGGTGCATACTTTTGGTGCACCGTTACAAGATTTTATTGAAGCCATTTTTGAAGGATTGAAAAATCAACAAATCGAGATTGGCTATGGAGGCACGGAAAAACGGTTGACCGCATCTAGAGATGAAATTGAACAAGGCATTACAAATGCATGGCAGAACTTTTTAAATAATAACCCAGATTTCCTTAAATAA
- a CDS encoding iron ABC transporter permease, which yields MLIFFVLSLIAGISLGPSSVGINQILPTLLGNGSFQEEFILFSVRMPRIIVLALAGMALALSGAILQTLTKNDLADPGIIGINAGAGISIAVFYLFVDANLENYTYLLPAVGFIGALVTVGVILMFSSDRQHGIQPVKLVLMGIGFASALSGLMVIFISGAKYEDVQFISKWLAGSIWGTDWPFILALLPWMMVALPILIWKQQTMNLIALNDTVAKGLGVNIHRDRLILLVVAVALAASAVSVIGSISFIGLIAPHIARQLVGSRHQNFLFLAPIIGASLLVFADTIGRIIYSEQTIPAGIIVSIIGVPYFLLLLMKSR from the coding sequence ATGCTTATATTCTTTGTCCTTAGTTTGATAGCAGGAATTAGCTTAGGTCCCTCTTCTGTCGGGATTAATCAAATCCTCCCTACCCTTTTGGGAAATGGTTCATTTCAAGAGGAGTTTATTTTATTTTCTGTTCGAATGCCACGAATCATTGTGTTAGCTTTAGCTGGGATGGCTTTAGCTTTATCTGGTGCTATTTTACAAACCTTAACAAAAAATGATTTAGCTGATCCAGGAATTATTGGAATCAATGCGGGGGCTGGTATTTCGATTGCAGTGTTTTATCTATTTGTTGATGCGAATTTAGAGAACTATACATACCTGTTACCTGCAGTTGGTTTTATAGGTGCACTCGTAACAGTTGGTGTTATTTTAATGTTTTCTAGTGATAGACAACATGGCATTCAACCTGTCAAGTTAGTCTTAATGGGGATAGGCTTTGCCTCTGCTCTCTCTGGTTTGATGGTCATCTTTATATCCGGCGCGAAATATGAAGATGTGCAATTTATTTCAAAATGGCTTGCTGGAAGTATATGGGGAACAGATTGGCCATTCATATTGGCATTACTTCCTTGGATGATGGTTGCTTTACCAATACTCATTTGGAAGCAACAAACTATGAATCTAATAGCTCTCAATGATACGGTAGCCAAAGGATTAGGAGTTAATATCCATCGTGATCGATTGATTTTACTTGTCGTTGCCGTTGCATTAGCTGCTTCAGCGGTTTCAGTTATAGGGAGTATTAGTTTTATTGGCTTAATTGCCCCTCATATTGCAAGGCAATTAGTAGGTTCAAGACATCAGAACTTCCTATTTTTAGCTCCAATTATTGGCGCTTCCTTATTGGTATTTGCAGATACCATTGGACGCATCATTTATAGCGAACAGACCATCCCTGCAGGAATTATTGTTTCCATTATTGGCGTCCCTTATTTTTTACTTCTTTTAATGAAATCTCGTTAA
- the glsA gene encoding glutaminase A: protein MEKLISHVQAVRPLYLNGSTASYIPALSKVDPALFAVAIIDENGTIFTTGDIHHEFTLQSIVKVISFIYVCEKLGLNEVLQYVDMEPTGDPFNSIVRLEISNPGKPFNPLINAGAITISSLLPGATMEDKIELFLDFISRLTSKQVVVNQEVYHSETETANRNRAIAYYLKANGFLEGQVEDTLQVYIQQCSIQMDVESLAKIGLILSNDGVDPISGEVHFSKEIAKVAKALMTTCGMYDASGKFATFVGMPSKSGVSGAILSVGKNANIDGLYGHLGIATYGPSIDHMGNSVVGMEFLKRISHEYGLSIF from the coding sequence ATGGAAAAACTAATCTCTCATGTGCAGGCAGTACGCCCCTTATATTTAAATGGAAGTACCGCGAGTTATATACCGGCATTGAGTAAAGTAGATCCGGCATTGTTTGCGGTAGCAATTATTGATGAGAATGGGACAATATTTACAACTGGTGATATTCATCATGAGTTTACACTTCAAAGTATTGTAAAGGTAATCAGCTTTATTTATGTTTGTGAAAAATTAGGGTTAAATGAAGTATTACAATATGTTGATATGGAGCCAACTGGAGATCCATTCAATTCAATAGTGCGGTTAGAAATTTCTAATCCAGGTAAGCCGTTTAATCCGTTAATAAATGCAGGTGCTATTACAATCAGTTCTCTGTTACCCGGGGCTACTATGGAAGATAAAATCGAACTATTTCTAGACTTCATTTCTAGGTTAACAAGTAAACAGGTAGTGGTTAATCAAGAGGTTTATCATTCTGAGACAGAGACAGCCAATCGTAATCGGGCAATTGCCTATTATTTAAAAGCAAATGGATTTTTAGAAGGGCAAGTAGAGGATACACTACAAGTTTACATTCAACAATGTTCCATTCAAATGGATGTTGAGTCATTAGCAAAAATCGGACTCATTCTCTCCAATGATGGTGTAGATCCAATTAGTGGAGAAGTCCATTTTAGTAAAGAAATTGCCAAAGTAGCGAAAGCTTTAATGACTACATGTGGCATGTATGATGCGTCAGGGAAATTTGCAACATTCGTTGGAATGCCTTCAAAAAGTGGTGTTTCTGGAGCGATATTAAGTGTGGGAAAAAATGCAAACATAGATGGATTATATGGTCATCTAGGGATTGCAACATACGGCCCTTCCATTGACCATATGGGAAATAGCGTAGTAGGTATGGAATTTCTAAAGCGTATCTCCCATGAATATGGCTTAAGTATTTTTTAA
- a CDS encoding response regulator transcription factor has translation MRKISIIIAEDQVLLGKSLNIVLNTDDRFIVSGVAQNGQEAIQMCHEHNPNIVLMDIKMPVIDGVSATKTIKKKFPDIKVIILTTFSEINFVNAALQAGADGFLLKASEPEILIEKIKAVCNGGRSVTEQLLKPIVNQMPSRPLKKELVESTV, from the coding sequence GTGAGGAAAATTTCTATTATTATTGCCGAAGACCAAGTATTATTAGGCAAAAGCTTAAATATAGTACTTAATACAGATGATCGTTTTATTGTTTCAGGGGTTGCACAAAATGGTCAGGAAGCAATTCAAATGTGCCATGAGCACAATCCTAATATCGTGTTAATGGATATTAAAATGCCTGTTATTGATGGTGTATCAGCTACTAAAACTATCAAAAAGAAATTTCCCGATATAAAAGTAATCATATTAACCACTTTTAGTGAAATTAATTTTGTTAATGCTGCATTGCAAGCAGGTGCAGATGGCTTTCTACTGAAAGCTTCAGAACCGGAAATATTAATAGAGAAAATTAAGGCTGTCTGTAATGGAGGAAGATCGGTTACTGAGCAACTTCTAAAACCTATAGTAAATCAGATGCCATCACGCCCCTTAAAAAAAGAGTTAGTTGAATCAACGGTTTGA
- a CDS encoding diguanylate cyclase, whose translation MMPDSVIIIKGEENIVKLKLMTILVVGFSMALFITLLLSYLTPMLLKEATELDRNETVEDLNRVNNNLLSKMENLGIMTRDWAIWDDTYNFILNKKEDYTDRNLDITTLENNQIDFYVFINSKEQLVLQLGYSLEEEKRLELDPNFYKVFLPLITNQGRVSETYLVRTGKGLAMTSLETIYQSNGEGPPVGTLIMGRLINDYSIKEISDELSLDLTFNPVEESQGKQQFNVESVSETLLTGSLILSDYSKKFTYEISFDHRRSFYIEEKETVRQITIYLIASSLFFMLLVIFLLNRFILSRVSNLSKQLNQIQEKKDIEGRVTRSKYFKDELYILENSINQMLSSLEEKHNETIHLAYYDQLTLLPNRSLFYREFHKRIQHHQDELAILFLDLDGFKEVNDSYGHEIGDALLKDAAKRIVAVVEEHNGIVARYGGDEFIILLDKITESNLKVVAQQILLEIKKPYHFSDIQTFVTGSIGISLYPKDGNTLEELLKNSDIAMYEAKRRGKNQYSFLKS comes from the coding sequence ATGATGCCTGATAGTGTCATTATTATTAAAGGTGAGGAAAACATAGTGAAACTAAAGTTAATGACCATTCTAGTAGTAGGTTTTTCAATGGCTCTTTTTATCACCCTACTTTTATCATATTTAACTCCGATGCTGTTAAAAGAGGCGACAGAGCTTGATCGTAATGAAACAGTAGAAGACTTGAATAGAGTTAATAATAATTTACTTTCAAAAATGGAGAACTTAGGGATTATGACTCGTGATTGGGCTATTTGGGATGATACCTATAATTTTATCTTAAATAAAAAAGAAGATTATACTGATCGAAATTTAGATATAACCACATTAGAAAATAATCAGATAGATTTCTATGTGTTCATCAATAGTAAGGAACAATTAGTATTACAGTTAGGCTATAGCTTAGAAGAAGAGAAACGACTTGAATTAGATCCAAACTTTTATAAGGTATTTTTACCACTCATAACGAATCAGGGTAGAGTTAGTGAAACCTATTTAGTCCGTACTGGGAAGGGTTTAGCGATGACCTCGCTTGAAACTATTTATCAAAGTAATGGTGAAGGTCCACCAGTTGGGACATTAATTATGGGGCGATTAATAAATGATTATAGTATAAAGGAAATATCAGATGAACTTTCATTAGATCTTACTTTTAACCCTGTTGAGGAGAGCCAAGGCAAACAACAATTTAATGTTGAAAGTGTTAGTGAAACGTTATTGACAGGTTCATTAATATTAAGTGATTACTCTAAAAAATTCACCTATGAAATAAGCTTTGATCATAGACGAAGCTTTTATATAGAGGAAAAGGAAACTGTACGACAAATTACTATTTATTTAATTGCATCGAGTTTATTCTTTATGTTACTTGTCATTTTCCTCTTAAACCGTTTTATACTCAGCAGGGTAAGTAATCTATCTAAGCAACTAAATCAGATTCAGGAGAAGAAGGATATTGAGGGGAGGGTGACAAGGAGTAAATACTTTAAGGATGAATTGTATATTCTCGAAAATTCCATTAACCAAATGCTTTCTTCACTAGAGGAAAAACATAATGAGACAATTCACCTAGCATACTATGACCAATTGACATTACTACCAAATCGCTCTTTATTTTATAGAGAATTTCATAAAAGAATTCAACATCATCAAGATGAGTTAGCTATTTTATTCCTTGATTTAGATGGTTTTAAAGAAGTGAATGACTCTTACGGGCATGAAATAGGAGATGCATTATTAAAAGACGCTGCTAAAAGAATTGTGGCAGTTGTAGAAGAACATAATGGGATTGTAGCAAGATATGGCGGAGATGAGTTCATAATTCTACTAGATAAAATAACTGAATCAAATTTGAAAGTAGTTGCTCAACAGATTTTATTAGAAATAAAAAAACCGTATCATTTTTCTGATATTCAAACATTTGTGACAGGTAGTATTGGTATTAGCCTATACCCTAAAGATGGGAATACTTTAGAAGAGCTATTAAAGAATTCGGATATAGCGATGTACGAAGCGAAACGAAGAGGTAAAAATCAATATAGTTTTTTGAAGAGTTAG
- a CDS encoding pyridoxamine kinase, producing the protein MKKVAVIQDLSSFGKCSLTAAIPVLSVMGIQACPLPTAILSAQTGYPSFFYEDFTSKMQYFEEEWSKLNVTFDGIYTGFVTGQEQIHNILKFLDTFYQKDTLLLVDPVMGDVGEAYKLYTNELLVQMKELVKCADVITPNVTECCLLTGLSYEKLHNYSNEQDFLKALEESGRTLQQATSAKVIITGVNPPSKDSNQRYVGNMCLDVSKTMYSHTPYNGKSYSGTGDLFASVIIGSMMRGEDLEQSVVLAEEFLTAAINDTYLEGVQEVEGVNFEKYLNILL; encoded by the coding sequence ATGAAAAAGGTCGCGGTTATACAGGATTTATCGTCTTTTGGAAAATGTTCATTAACAGCAGCAATTCCTGTCCTTTCGGTAATGGGTATACAAGCATGCCCGTTGCCAACAGCAATATTGTCTGCTCAAACAGGTTATCCGAGTTTCTTCTATGAAGATTTCACTTCAAAAATGCAATACTTTGAAGAAGAGTGGAGCAAGCTCAACGTTACTTTTGATGGGATTTATACAGGATTTGTTACAGGGCAAGAACAAATTCATAATATCCTTAAGTTCTTAGATACATTCTATCAAAAAGACACACTTTTACTCGTTGACCCGGTTATGGGGGATGTAGGTGAAGCTTATAAGCTTTATACAAATGAATTACTTGTTCAAATGAAAGAGCTTGTGAAATGTGCAGACGTCATTACACCCAATGTGACAGAGTGCTGTCTTTTAACAGGACTATCTTATGAAAAACTACATAATTATTCGAATGAACAGGACTTCCTTAAAGCGCTAGAGGAATCCGGGAGAACATTGCAACAAGCCACTTCAGCAAAGGTAATTATTACTGGTGTGAACCCACCCTCTAAAGATTCAAATCAACGATATGTAGGGAACATGTGTCTAGATGTAAGTAAAACGATGTATAGTCATACCCCTTATAACGGAAAAAGTTATTCAGGTACAGGTGACTTATTTGCATCCGTCATTATAGGGAGTATGATGCGCGGAGAAGATCTTGAACAATCCGTTGTACTTGCGGAAGAATTTTTAACAGCTGCAATTAATGACACCTATTTAGAGGGGGTCCAAGAAGTAGAAGGGGTCAACTTCGAAAAGTATTTGAACATTTTATTATAA
- a CDS encoding GtrA family protein, with protein sequence MLLQREIVGKFIKYSFAGFISIGIYFLSVYILIERYQWDPVVGSAAAFILMTIVSFLINVRFTFGSSFTHQKLVRFLLVSLIGFVLNFSLIFLIVHILTFHYLIGEFVTIIVIPLVNFLLNYFWTFQTR encoded by the coding sequence ATGCTATTACAGAGAGAGATTGTCGGAAAGTTTATTAAATATAGTTTTGCAGGTTTTATTAGTATCGGTATTTACTTCCTTTCCGTTTATATTTTGATAGAAAGATATCAATGGGATCCTGTAGTTGGATCTGCTGCTGCTTTCATTTTAATGACAATCGTGTCTTTTTTAATCAATGTCCGTTTTACATTTGGGAGTAGTTTTACCCATCAAAAACTTGTTCGTTTTTTACTAGTGTCGTTAATTGGTTTCGTATTGAATTTCTCATTAATATTCCTCATTGTTCATATTTTAACATTTCATTATTTAATAGGAGAGTTTGTAACAATTATAGTTATTCCGTTGGTCAATTTTCTATTAAACTATTTTTGGACTTTTCAAACGCGATAG
- a CDS encoding LTA synthase family protein: MGFLINEKRSFLNKFLSLYLLAVLVLWLKTYITQTTQFNLGVEGSLQQFLLFLNPLGSSMLFLGFSFLFREKRKYTALVVVYALMSMLLYANVVYYRFFNDFITLPTVFQTQNFGDLGGSVLSLLRPYDILFFVDVFVLLYLRFSKRLQKDTSGFGYKNAVAIIVVALAISIINLGLAESDRPQLLTRGFDRNYIVKYLGMYNYTIYDASETLKASSQRALADSDDITEIINYTKSNYAEPNPDYFGAAKGMNVIYIHLESIQNFLIDYQLNGEEVTPFLNSLTKDPNSLYFDNFFHQTAQGKTSDAEYMLENSLFGLPQGSAFITKGNNTYQAAPGILKDNGYTSAVFHGNSGSFWNRNTIYKSFGYDHFFDDSYYNTSSEKDMAEYGLMDKPFFEQSSPLLESLQQPFYTKFITVSHHYPYKMDQELATIGKGNTGDASVDDYFQTARYADEAIEQFMTDLKESGLYDNTMFVFYGDHYGISENHNRAMEKIMGYEITPYENANLQRVPLIIHVPGMEGGINHTYGGQVDLLPTVLHLLGIDSQNYIQFGTDLLSEEHDEVVTFRNGDFVSPTIYSVDDKFYDNKTGLLLDDSQLEMAKSIKSEVEAKLQLSDKVVNGDLLRFYTPQGFTPVDPSQYNYNKYANTNAIFNKIVETETETETETETETEVIVNEDVDVESN; this comes from the coding sequence ATGGGATTTTTAATTAACGAAAAAAGAAGTTTCTTAAACAAGTTTCTCTCATTATACTTATTAGCCGTATTGGTATTATGGCTTAAAACATATATTACTCAAACAACTCAATTTAACCTTGGTGTGGAAGGATCCTTGCAACAATTCCTTCTATTTTTAAATCCACTAGGATCTTCAATGCTATTCCTAGGATTTTCCTTTTTATTTAGAGAAAAGAGAAAATATACAGCATTAGTTGTAGTTTACGCCCTAATGTCGATGCTACTGTATGCCAATGTTGTTTATTATCGATTTTTTAATGACTTTATTACGTTACCTACAGTTTTCCAAACGCAGAACTTTGGCGATTTAGGTGGTAGTGTACTTTCGTTATTAAGACCATATGATATCTTGTTTTTTGTGGATGTATTCGTTTTACTTTACTTAAGATTTTCAAAAAGGTTACAAAAAGACACAAGTGGATTTGGATATAAAAATGCAGTTGCAATAATTGTTGTTGCGTTAGCAATCTCAATTATTAATTTAGGACTAGCTGAATCTGATCGTCCGCAATTATTAACGCGTGGTTTCGATCGAAATTACATTGTGAAGTATCTAGGAATGTATAACTATACGATTTACGACGCTTCTGAAACGTTAAAGGCGTCTTCACAAAGAGCGTTAGCGGATAGTGACGATATTACCGAAATTATTAACTATACAAAATCGAACTATGCTGAACCAAATCCAGACTATTTTGGCGCTGCAAAAGGGATGAATGTAATCTATATCCATTTAGAGTCGATCCAAAACTTCTTAATTGACTATCAATTAAATGGTGAAGAAGTCACACCTTTTTTAAATTCTTTAACGAAGGATCCGAATTCTCTATACTTTGATAACTTTTTCCATCAAACGGCTCAAGGTAAAACTTCGGATGCTGAATATATGCTTGAAAACTCATTATTCGGGTTACCACAAGGTTCTGCATTTATTACAAAAGGTAACAATACGTATCAGGCCGCTCCTGGTATCTTAAAGGATAATGGCTATACTTCTGCTGTGTTCCATGGGAATAGTGGAAGCTTCTGGAATCGTAATACAATTTATAAGTCATTTGGTTACGATCATTTCTTTGATGATAGTTACTATAACACTAGTTCTGAAAAGGACATGGCGGAATATGGCTTAATGGATAAACCATTCTTTGAACAATCATCGCCGCTGCTTGAAAGTTTACAACAGCCGTTCTATACGAAATTTATTACGGTTTCACACCATTATCCGTACAAAATGGATCAAGAATTAGCAACCATCGGTAAAGGGAATACTGGTGATGCAAGTGTGGATGATTACTTCCAAACGGCTCGTTATGCAGATGAAGCAATTGAACAGTTCATGACGGATTTAAAAGAATCTGGATTATATGATAATACAATGTTTGTTTTCTATGGTGACCATTATGGTATTTCAGAAAATCATAATAGAGCAATGGAGAAAATTATGGGATATGAGATTACGCCTTACGAAAACGCTAATCTACAACGTGTACCATTAATTATTCATGTTCCAGGTATGGAAGGTGGCATTAACCATACTTACGGAGGCCAAGTAGACCTTCTCCCAACTGTATTACATTTACTAGGGATTGATTCACAAAACTATATCCAATTTGGTACGGATTTATTATCAGAAGAACATGATGAGGTTGTAACGTTTAGAAATGGCGATTTTGTCAGCCCTACGATTTATTCTGTTGACGATAAATTTTATGACAATAAAACAGGTTTGCTACTAGATGACAGTCAATTAGAGATGGCAAAATCTATTAAAAGTGAAGTGGAAGCCAAATTACAATTATCTGATAAGGTCGTAAATGGAGACTTATTAAGATTCTACACACCACAAGGTTTTACACCAGTAGATCCGTCTCAGTATAATTACAATAAATATGCAAATACAAATGCAATTTTTAATAAAATTGTAGAGACAGAGACAGAGACAGAGACAGAGACAGAGACAGAAACAGAAGTAATTGTAAATGAAGATGTAGATGTAGAATCTAATTAA
- a CDS encoding DUF1456 family protein — MTNNDLLIRLRYALDIKNSDMVKIFELGGMHITKEEVLKILTKPKENEFGEIDLTPTEEFTPCDYEMLEAFLNGFITFKRGKQEPKQGQAQQAPAQQPAKKDTPNNLFIKRVKVALSLTTEDMIDIFYDAGLNVSKGEIGAILRKADHRNYKECGDNFTRNFIKGLTMRYRDDLSLE, encoded by the coding sequence ATGACCAATAATGATTTACTAATAAGATTACGCTACGCACTTGATATTAAAAATTCAGATATGGTAAAGATATTTGAATTAGGTGGTATGCATATAACAAAAGAAGAAGTTCTAAAGATTCTTACAAAACCAAAAGAGAATGAGTTTGGTGAAATAGATTTAACACCTACGGAGGAATTTACCCCTTGTGATTATGAAATGTTAGAAGCATTTTTAAATGGATTTATCACTTTTAAACGTGGCAAACAAGAACCGAAACAAGGACAAGCACAGCAAGCGCCAGCTCAGCAGCCTGCAAAGAAAGATACTCCGAATAATTTATTTATAAAGAGAGTAAAAGTAGCTTTAAGTTTAACTACCGAAGATATGATTGATATTTTCTATGATGCAGGTTTAAATGTATCAAAGGGAGAAATCGGCGCTATTTTGCGTAAAGCAGATCACCGCAATTACAAAGAGTGCGGGGATAATTTTACACGAAATTTCATAAAAGGGTTAACGATGAGATATAGAGATGATCTGTCTTTAGAATAA
- a CDS encoding LysM peptidoglycan-binding and 3D domain-containing protein, with protein sequence MFKKMISIVPIAVLSLSVVANAQAATVTVQNGDTLWDLAYENNTTVETIQTKNNMTTDIIHPGDVIAIAQEKQYTVKKGDTLWSIAKAHEVTVSQIKNWNQLKSDLIKPGLKLSLSEDTNSNGASSIKKTTTEVKEQKASTTKAKTSATKKEASKEITVEASAYTAQCKGCSGITSTGINLKKNPDAKVISVDPNVIPLGTKVYIEGYGEAIAGDTGSNIKGNRIDLFFSSKKEALNFGVQKIKVKILN encoded by the coding sequence ATGTTTAAAAAAATGATATCCATCGTACCAATAGCTGTACTCTCATTATCTGTGGTTGCCAATGCACAAGCTGCTACGGTTACAGTACAAAATGGTGATACACTTTGGGATTTAGCATATGAAAATAATACAACAGTTGAAACTATACAAACTAAAAATAATATGACTACCGACATCATTCACCCTGGCGATGTTATAGCCATTGCACAGGAAAAACAATATACCGTTAAAAAAGGCGATACATTATGGAGCATCGCAAAGGCTCATGAAGTAACAGTTTCACAAATAAAAAATTGGAATCAGTTAAAAAGTGATCTCATTAAACCAGGTTTAAAATTGTCATTATCAGAAGATACGAATTCAAACGGTGCATCTTCTATTAAAAAGACAACAACTGAAGTAAAGGAGCAGAAGGCAAGTACTACTAAAGCAAAAACTTCTGCTACGAAAAAGGAAGCTTCAAAAGAAATTACAGTAGAAGCATCAGCGTATACTGCTCAGTGTAAAGGATGTTCAGGTATTACTTCTACTGGTATCAATCTGAAAAAAAATCCTGATGCGAAAGTTATTTCTGTAGATCCAAATGTCATTCCTTTAGGTACTAAAGTTTATATCGAAGGCTATGGTGAAGCCATTGCAGGAGATACAGGCAGTAACATTAAAGGAAATCGAATTGATCTCTTTTTCTCTTCTAAAAAAGAAGCTCTTAATTTTGGAGTACAAAAGATAAAGGTTAAAATTTTAAACTAG
- a CDS encoding iron ABC transporter permease gives MKAPYSFIGKLLLASILLVFTMIIALVFGAANTSLQDIYEATIGKSGGPYFDILREIRIPRVIAAFFVGAALAVAGAIMQGITRNPLADPGLLGLTSGANLALAITMAFSPSLPFLLLVFSSFTGAAVGMLIVFGIGMTSKNGLSPLKLVLAGAAVSLFLQSLSSCIGILFNVSKDLNMWTAGGLISTTWESLIIIPFIIIGLVFAMFFSKQLTILNLHEDLATGLGQRTTIIKITLMAIVIILAGTAVSLIGNLAFIGIFIPHIVRKIVGADYRFIIPMSVVVGGSFMIFADFISRMLFAPLEIPVVSLIAVIGLPFFMFLVKKGGRTFA, from the coding sequence ATGAAAGCTCCCTATTCTTTTATAGGCAAGCTATTACTAGCATCTATACTGCTTGTATTTACTATGATAATAGCTTTAGTATTTGGTGCTGCGAATACAAGTTTACAAGATATATATGAAGCAACTATTGGAAAAAGTGGTGGACCTTATTTTGATATTTTAAGAGAAATTCGTATTCCACGTGTCATTGCAGCGTTTTTTGTCGGGGCAGCGTTAGCGGTAGCGGGGGCAATCATGCAAGGAATAACAAGAAATCCACTTGCTGATCCAGGTTTACTCGGTTTAACATCAGGAGCTAATCTAGCTTTAGCAATTACGATGGCTTTCTCCCCTAGCCTCCCTTTTCTATTACTTGTGTTTAGTTCTTTTACCGGTGCAGCAGTTGGTATGCTAATTGTTTTTGGAATAGGAATGACTTCAAAAAACGGTCTATCTCCTCTAAAACTTGTTTTAGCAGGGGCAGCCGTTTCACTATTTCTACAATCTCTTTCAAGTTGTATTGGCATTTTGTTTAATGTCTCAAAGGATTTAAATATGTGGACTGCAGGGGGCTTAATTAGTACAACTTGGGAGTCGCTCATTATCATTCCGTTTATTATTATCGGACTAGTTTTCGCGATGTTCTTTAGTAAACAATTAACCATTTTGAATCTTCATGAAGATTTAGCAACAGGATTGGGTCAAAGAACAACGATCATCAAGATTACTTTAATGGCTATTGTCATTATTTTGGCAGGTACTGCTGTCTCGTTAATCGGTAATTTAGCATTTATCGGAATATTTATACCGCATATTGTTCGCAAAATAGTTGGTGCTGATTATCGTTTCATCATTCCAATGTCCGTTGTTGTTGGTGGATCATTTATGATTTTTGCTGATTTTATAAGTAGAATGCTATTTGCTCCATTAGAAATACCAGTTGTTTCATTGATTGCGGTCATTGGGTTACCTTTCTTTATGTTTCTAGTAAAGAAAGGAGGACGTACATTTGCGTAG